From one Neorhizobium galegae genomic stretch:
- a CDS encoding RES family NAD+ phosphorylase, with protein sequence MPELASESGILWRAYVPRWAHAPLSGDGAARFGGRWNPVGAATIYAARELSTAWAEYNQGFVQHPALIAQLRLDGARLADLTNPEVLVGLGVDETIHRCEWRADLDAGRIPSTHLLAERLLHDGCDGLIYPSFMSPGGTCVTLWRWNGKDQPKLTVTDPDGRLPKSPASWL encoded by the coding sequence ATGCCTGAATTGGCCTCTGAATCGGGCATCCTCTGGCGTGCCTATGTGCCGCGCTGGGCGCATGCGCCGCTTTCCGGGGACGGCGCTGCCCGTTTCGGCGGCCGCTGGAACCCGGTCGGCGCAGCGACCATCTATGCGGCGCGCGAGCTTTCCACCGCCTGGGCGGAGTACAATCAGGGTTTCGTACAGCACCCGGCGTTGATCGCGCAGCTTCGGCTCGACGGCGCGCGGCTCGCCGATCTGACCAACCCCGAGGTTCTGGTTGGTCTTGGTGTCGACGAGACCATCCACCGCTGCGAATGGCGGGCCGATCTCGATGCCGGCCGGATACCATCGACGCATCTCCTCGCAGAAAGGCTGCTCCATGATGGCTGCGACGGCCTTATCTATCCGTCCTTCATGTCGCCGGGCGGAACCTGCGTTACCCTCTGGCGCTGGAACGGCAAGGACCAGCCGAAGCTCACGGTCACGGACCCCGACGGTCGGTTGCCCAAAAGCCCAGCATCCTGGTTATAG
- a CDS encoding sensor histidine kinase — MQQNIRITSHVTIVLTLLTALTALLLAGFMWLASAKVDDLALTRQKGYVEQGLDEQVKAVQHELESVTVWNDAVLLVAKDDHPWIADNIGTWMHKYFSHDRTYVFNERNELVFAMRDGEDIAALAFLDDEKAAAAVREDIRAVLRKRIAPGDSNPPVLAEIFAEKILSIAGRPAVVSARPIVPSSDEVSVDPGKEFIAVAVRFLDASAVEKIARYARIETLHFTTDAAESTAAIPVMATAGSTLGYMAWQPIRPGLMLIEQIAPVGIAGIVVAMGVVIFLGRGLRKTTLDLSESRLALMRHRDQLEESVRLRTTEIERQREELDRLLAQERHVNALQRQFVTMASHEFRTPLAIIDAAAQRLSRTRTTQKSEYVEEKSAQIRAAVLRMVDLMESILSAGRLETGKTTLKPERLSLAEIIESCCARQMDVRKSHTIHRDLSHLPQTILADRTTIEQVFTNLLSNAVKYAPQAPDIHIRTSTKNGMSYVSIQDAGIGMDAEDLPKLFQPYYRARSATGIAGTGIGLNLVKQIVDLHGGSISVESVLGRGTTFTVALPNKGPLANLIKRAA; from the coding sequence ATGCAGCAGAACATTCGTATCACATCGCACGTCACGATCGTGCTGACATTGCTGACGGCCCTGACAGCGCTGCTTCTCGCCGGCTTCATGTGGCTTGCCTCAGCGAAGGTGGACGATCTCGCCTTGACCCGGCAGAAGGGTTACGTCGAACAGGGCCTCGACGAGCAGGTGAAAGCCGTCCAGCATGAACTGGAAAGCGTTACGGTGTGGAACGACGCGGTCCTGCTTGTCGCCAAGGACGATCACCCATGGATTGCCGACAATATCGGTACATGGATGCACAAATATTTCAGCCATGACCGCACTTACGTGTTCAACGAGCGGAACGAGCTGGTCTTCGCCATGCGGGACGGCGAGGATATTGCGGCCCTGGCCTTTCTCGACGATGAAAAGGCTGCGGCGGCCGTGCGGGAAGACATCCGCGCGGTGCTCCGCAAACGGATCGCACCCGGCGATTCCAATCCCCCGGTGCTTGCCGAGATTTTCGCGGAGAAGATCCTCTCGATCGCCGGCCGGCCGGCTGTCGTCAGCGCAAGACCGATCGTCCCGAGCAGCGACGAGGTCTCGGTCGACCCCGGCAAGGAATTCATTGCGGTTGCCGTAAGATTTCTGGATGCCAGCGCGGTCGAGAAAATCGCTCGTTACGCCCGGATCGAGACGCTGCATTTTACCACCGACGCTGCCGAATCAACTGCAGCCATTCCGGTCATGGCCACTGCCGGCTCGACGCTTGGATATATGGCATGGCAGCCCATTCGGCCGGGCCTGATGCTCATCGAGCAGATCGCTCCGGTTGGCATTGCCGGTATCGTCGTGGCCATGGGCGTGGTGATCTTTCTGGGCCGCGGGCTGCGCAAGACAACCCTCGACCTCTCCGAGAGCCGTCTGGCACTGATGCGCCATCGCGACCAGCTCGAAGAGAGCGTCAGGCTCCGGACGACGGAGATCGAGCGCCAGCGGGAGGAACTGGACAGGCTCCTGGCGCAAGAGCGGCATGTCAACGCCCTGCAGCGTCAGTTCGTCACCATGGCTTCCCATGAGTTCCGCACCCCGCTTGCCATCATCGATGCCGCAGCACAGCGCCTGTCGCGCACGAGAACGACCCAGAAGTCCGAGTATGTGGAGGAGAAGTCGGCTCAGATCCGCGCCGCCGTGTTGCGCATGGTCGATCTGATGGAGAGCATCCTCTCGGCGGGCCGACTGGAGACTGGCAAGACGACACTGAAGCCGGAACGCCTCTCGCTGGCGGAAATCATCGAATCCTGCTGCGCCCGGCAGATGGATGTTCGCAAATCCCACACGATTCACCGGGACCTCTCGCATCTGCCGCAGACGATCCTTGCCGATCGTACGACGATCGAACAGGTCTTCACCAACCTGCTTTCGAATGCCGTCAAATATGCCCCCCAGGCGCCGGACATCCATATCCGGACCTCGACGAAGAACGGCATGTCCTATGTGTCGATCCAGGATGCCGGCATCGGCATGGATGCCGAGGACCTGCCGAAGCTTTTCCAGCCCTATTACCGAGCCCGCAGCGCGACCGGGATTGCCGGCACGGGCATCGGCCTCAACCTTGTCAAGCAGATCGTTGACCTGCATGGCGGTTCGATTTCGGTCGAGAGCGTACTCGGCCGGGGAACAACATTCACGGTGGCGCTCCCGAACAAGGGACCGCTCGCAAATCTCATCAAACGTGCAGCTTAG
- a CDS encoding response regulator transcription factor, with translation MITILCIDDEADIRQLIVEELTDAGFATLEAANGQEGLEAILSYWPDIVICDISMPVMDGHQLLAEIQMNHAELFNIPFILLSALTDKDNILTGLRAGAADYLTKPIDFDLLLAKLAGCIARLENDRAVGRAL, from the coding sequence ATGATTACCATATTATGCATCGACGACGAAGCGGATATCCGCCAGCTCATCGTTGAGGAACTGACGGACGCCGGGTTTGCAACTCTGGAGGCCGCCAATGGGCAGGAGGGGCTGGAGGCCATCCTGTCCTATTGGCCGGACATCGTCATCTGCGACATTTCGATGCCCGTCATGGACGGTCACCAGCTCCTGGCAGAAATCCAGATGAACCACGCCGAGCTTTTCAACATCCCGTTCATCCTGCTGTCGGCCTTGACTGACAAGGACAATATTTTGACGGGCCTGCGAGCCGGTGCGGCAGACTATCTGACCAAGCCGATCGATTTCGATCTTCTGCTGGCCAAGCTCGCCGGTTGCATCGCCCGCCTCGAGAACGACCGGGCGGTCGGCCGGGCACTTTGA
- a CDS encoding DUF7256 domain-containing protein, producing MAASSKPIDVAALAALRPGMPMSAVENAMGSAWRAPAPHKGGLIDILEKTYGVVVRIDRKGLIGSVNFNSRFEHTIAGVPMGISLADLRATVPDMQIGEESKVRRATRFGRKQLPEGELSARITYDTVYEINISNPGAEYREPTAPPYPAASGDPGAPFSDVNLKLAVLSALLRAKAIDLGTPEELAGHVLGRPVDLEKEGYERIPEALDYLSRYPLTDELLASVDWIEFDGGAAIYPYVWYFWGGEENAFDIKDLSGIRFCPNLKFISVISMIDKVDIRDLAPLRKLERVSINVPSENIEALLDLPSLRQAGRFSGVPAARGVLETLKQRGVQVN from the coding sequence ATGGCGGCGTCGAGTAAACCGATTGATGTCGCAGCGCTTGCGGCGCTGCGACCCGGCATGCCGATGTCTGCCGTCGAGAACGCGATGGGTTCGGCTTGGCGGGCTCCGGCGCCGCATAAGGGCGGCCTGATCGACATTCTCGAAAAAACGTATGGCGTAGTCGTGCGGATCGATCGGAAGGGACTGATCGGCAGCGTTAATTTCAACTCCCGCTTCGAGCATACGATTGCCGGCGTTCCCATGGGTATTTCGCTTGCCGATCTTCGCGCCACTGTGCCCGACATGCAGATCGGCGAGGAAAGCAAGGTACGGCGTGCCACCCGTTTCGGCAGGAAACAATTGCCGGAAGGCGAGCTTTCCGCCCGCATCACCTATGACACGGTCTACGAGATCAACATTTCCAATCCCGGTGCCGAATATAGGGAGCCGACCGCGCCGCCCTACCCGGCCGCAAGCGGCGATCCCGGCGCGCCTTTCTCGGATGTTAACCTGAAGCTGGCAGTGCTCTCTGCCCTTTTGCGTGCCAAGGCGATTGATCTCGGCACGCCGGAAGAGCTTGCGGGCCATGTGCTGGGCCGCCCGGTCGACCTGGAAAAGGAGGGCTATGAGCGCATTCCGGAAGCGCTGGATTATCTCTCCCGCTATCCTCTGACCGACGAACTCCTGGCTTCCGTCGACTGGATCGAATTCGACGGAGGTGCCGCGATCTACCCCTATGTCTGGTATTTCTGGGGCGGAGAGGAAAATGCCTTCGATATCAAGGACCTGTCAGGTATCCGCTTCTGCCCGAACCTGAAATTCATCTCCGTGATATCGATGATCGACAAGGTTGATATTCGCGACCTAGCGCCTCTCAGGAAACTGGAACGGGTCAGCATCAACGTTCCGTCCGAAAACATCGAGGCATTGCTCGATCTGCCGTCGCTCAGACAAGCGGGCCGTTTTTCCGGGGTGCCGGCCGCACGCGGAGTTTTGGAAACGTTGAAGCAGCGCGGCGTGCAGGTGAACTAG
- a CDS encoding L,D-transpeptidase → MTSEYQMSRRAFVIGSVSMTATLAGCATTAERAPVPEMARRPIEPPSEAELQARYAAVEDSGHLLPAIPYKQIDPKYYRQRVVDPTGELPGTVVVDTPGRFLYVVEPGGTAMRYGVGIGKDGFAWQGEGVIHWRQPWPRWKPPNEMVARQPSLKKFSIENGGMDPGVKNPLGARALYIFQNGQDTLYRLHGSPEWASIGKATSSGCVRLVNQDVMDLYTRVPYHARIVVHQDVLRAVPAV, encoded by the coding sequence ATGACCAGTGAATACCAGATGTCGCGGCGCGCCTTCGTGATAGGCTCCGTCTCGATGACCGCGACGCTTGCCGGCTGCGCCACCACCGCTGAACGGGCTCCGGTTCCGGAAATGGCCCGCCGTCCGATCGAACCCCCGAGCGAAGCGGAACTGCAGGCCCGATACGCCGCCGTCGAGGACAGCGGCCATCTCCTGCCGGCGATCCCCTACAAGCAGATCGACCCGAAATATTATCGCCAGCGCGTGGTCGATCCGACCGGCGAACTGCCGGGCACGGTGGTCGTCGATACACCCGGCCGTTTTCTCTACGTGGTCGAACCCGGTGGCACCGCGATGCGCTACGGCGTCGGCATCGGCAAGGACGGTTTTGCCTGGCAGGGCGAAGGCGTCATTCACTGGCGCCAGCCCTGGCCGCGCTGGAAACCGCCGAACGAGATGGTCGCGCGTCAGCCGAGCCTCAAGAAGTTCTCCATCGAGAACGGCGGCATGGATCCGGGCGTCAAGAACCCGCTTGGTGCGCGGGCGCTTTACATCTTCCAGAATGGCCAGGATACGCTCTACCGCCTGCATGGCTCGCCGGAATGGGCTTCCATCGGCAAGGCGACGTCGTCGGGCTGCGTGCGTCTGGTCAACCAGGACGTCATGGATCTCTATACGCGCGTCCCCTACCACGCCCGGATCGTCGTGCATCAGGATGTGCTTAGGGCCGTTCCTGCCGTATGA
- the scpB gene encoding SMC-Scp complex subunit ScpB: MAKRARQIVLDKELLHLTQEERHRQWAARVEAVIFASSEPVTRKALERVVGEDCDIEAIIEEIRESLGGRPYELVAVAGGWQHRTRPEFADVIHASGAANAPPADLTDHQALVLMTVGYFQPVTRAEISKIFGREVSRDTIATLRQLGFLASGPRSPTPGAPYTYITTPAFLTAFGFDTLRDLPDTEMLEDAGLLSRTLPVDDFVEPELEDDDD; encoded by the coding sequence ATGGCGAAGCGGGCGCGGCAAATCGTACTCGACAAGGAGCTTCTCCATCTGACGCAGGAGGAGCGGCATCGCCAATGGGCGGCGCGGGTGGAGGCGGTGATCTTTGCCTCTTCCGAGCCGGTCACCCGAAAGGCGCTGGAGCGCGTCGTCGGCGAGGACTGCGATATCGAAGCGATCATCGAGGAGATCCGCGAGTCACTCGGCGGCCGGCCTTATGAACTCGTCGCGGTCGCTGGCGGCTGGCAGCATCGCACGCGGCCGGAGTTTGCCGATGTCATCCATGCCTCCGGCGCCGCCAATGCCCCTCCGGCAGATCTGACCGATCACCAGGCGTTGGTGCTGATGACGGTCGGTTATTTCCAGCCGGTGACGCGCGCCGAAATCTCGAAGATTTTCGGGCGCGAGGTGAGCCGTGATACGATCGCGACGCTGCGGCAGCTCGGCTTCCTCGCCTCTGGTCCGCGCAGTCCGACGCCCGGTGCGCCATATACCTATATCACCACACCGGCCTTCCTCACCGCTTTCGGCTTCGACACGCTGCGCGACCTGCCGGATACGGAAATGCTGGAGGACGCCGGACTGCTGAGCCGCACGCTGCCGGTCGACGATTTCGTCGAGCCGGAACTGGAAGACGACGATGACTAG
- the recX gene encoding recombination regulator RecX: protein MLSWARNSTIYRINRRMHTEKQLFDAIARKARQKFEDIGEVQVRALAEFAVKFAYDNKALDDAAFAEMSTRSGMRGGRSRRAIAQKLSQKGVASSTVAAAIAEADDFHAALILARKRAFGPFRKGELDEKRKAKEFSAFARAGFSFDIGKRIFEMSLDEAEEALDAGHHL from the coding sequence ATGCTCTCCTGGGCGCGCAATTCGACGATCTATCGCATAAACCGGCGGATGCACACGGAGAAGCAGCTTTTCGACGCCATAGCGCGCAAGGCACGTCAGAAATTCGAGGATATCGGCGAGGTCCAGGTCAGGGCGCTCGCCGAATTCGCCGTGAAGTTCGCCTATGATAACAAGGCGCTGGATGATGCCGCCTTTGCCGAGATGAGCACTCGCTCGGGCATGCGCGGCGGCAGGTCCAGACGGGCCATCGCCCAGAAACTGTCGCAGAAGGGCGTGGCGAGCAGCACCGTGGCGGCCGCCATTGCCGAGGCGGATGATTTCCACGCGGCCCTCATCCTGGCCCGCAAACGCGCCTTCGGGCCGTTCCGCAAGGGCGAACTCGACGAAAAACGCAAGGCGAAGGAATTCTCCGCCTTCGCCAGGGCAGGTTTCAGTTTCGATATCGGCAAGAGAATCTTCGAGATGTCACTCGATGAGGCCGAGGAAGCGCTGGATGCGGGCCACCACCTCTAG
- a CDS encoding MarR family winged helix-turn-helix transcriptional regulator, which produces MKPEEASTSDWVMQQPRAIYFLNQANHAVRSRLEVALSALQMTGIQYTVLSVIGSREGLSSAELSRRFFVTPQTMNELIGGLQRRNLITRKEDPANRRILRMSLTTEGKRMIKVCDAAADTVERDVFSFLPQESYQQLRELCRLVARNLRERDEPSKGE; this is translated from the coding sequence ATGAAGCCCGAAGAAGCAAGCACCAGCGATTGGGTGATGCAGCAGCCCCGGGCAATCTACTTCCTGAACCAGGCAAATCACGCCGTGCGCAGCCGGCTGGAAGTGGCGCTGTCGGCGCTGCAGATGACCGGCATCCAGTATACGGTGCTGAGCGTCATCGGCAGCCGCGAAGGCCTCTCCTCGGCCGAACTGTCGCGCCGCTTCTTCGTCACGCCGCAGACGATGAACGAACTGATCGGCGGCCTGCAGCGCCGCAATCTCATCACCCGCAAGGAAGACCCGGCCAACCGCCGCATCCTGCGCATGAGCCTGACGACCGAGGGCAAGCGGATGATCAAGGTCTGCGACGCGGCAGCCGACACCGTCGAGCGGGACGTCTTTTCCTTCCTGCCGCAGGAAAGCTACCAGCAGCTCCGCGAGCTTTGTCGGCTGGTCGCCCGCAATCTTCGCGAGCGCGACGAACCCTCGAAGGGTGAGTGA
- a CDS encoding DUF1403 family protein has translation MIPKAVSPKTPFQPLPAARWAGPQTFAADTADAAFMAGGALYPLDQIVRAEPDWAGAWRQRLALKCASAAVRLAGRSEDEAALRDAWLLRKPGDDPGPAGQILSAWKRLGSRSATLDAEVLQATAGMLGIKWDEPLATLAQTFDDLGLAGSAAPFAAAAIIRETHTIRPDAEALGWWLADLLLAQKLRWSVPVPLLMSQRFSSVFRAEGGRGRIRPGEQGFERAICLALVHAATEAGRLAAEIARRAERLAVVTPKLRAKGAEDGLRLLLSDDAVSGSLQTPNLSRFASRRLFERLQQLEAVRELSGRPTFRIYGL, from the coding sequence ATGATTCCCAAGGCCGTATCACCGAAAACGCCGTTTCAGCCCCTCCCGGCAGCTCGCTGGGCAGGTCCCCAGACCTTTGCCGCGGACACCGCGGATGCGGCATTCATGGCGGGCGGCGCGCTTTATCCGCTCGATCAGATCGTTCGGGCCGAACCCGACTGGGCCGGCGCCTGGCGGCAGCGGCTGGCCCTGAAATGCGCGTCGGCGGCGGTACGGCTTGCGGGGCGATCGGAAGACGAGGCGGCGCTGCGCGATGCCTGGCTGTTGCGCAAGCCGGGAGACGATCCCGGTCCGGCCGGGCAGATCCTTTCGGCCTGGAAGCGGCTTGGCTCGCGTTCGGCCACGCTCGATGCAGAGGTGCTGCAGGCGACAGCCGGCATGCTCGGCATCAAATGGGACGAGCCGCTGGCAACCCTCGCGCAGACTTTTGACGACCTCGGCCTGGCCGGATCAGCCGCGCCGTTTGCGGCCGCGGCGATCATCCGCGAGACGCACACGATCCGCCCGGATGCCGAAGCGCTTGGCTGGTGGCTCGCCGATCTCCTTCTGGCGCAGAAGCTGCGCTGGTCCGTGCCGGTGCCGCTGTTGATGAGCCAGCGCTTTTCTTCGGTGTTCCGCGCCGAAGGCGGGCGCGGCCGCATCCGGCCCGGCGAACAGGGGTTCGAGCGGGCGATCTGCCTGGCCCTGGTGCATGCCGCGACCGAAGCCGGCCGGCTGGCGGCGGAGATTGCCCGACGCGCCGAGCGGCTTGCCGTCGTCACGCCGAAGCTGCGTGCCAAAGGGGCGGAGGACGGGCTGCGCCTGCTGCTCTCCGATGACGCCGTGTCGGGCTCGCTGCAAACGCCGAACCTTTCCCGTTTTGCGTCGCGCCGGCTGTTCGAGCGGCTGCAGCAGCTGGAAGCGGTGCGCGAGCTTTCCGGCCGTCCCACCTTCCGCATCTACGGGCTCTGA
- a CDS encoding S10 family peptidase, translated as MIASLAVVLALSAPVLAQQPRGGDENRERGRQTEQSAGGGIFSLIPADSTTEHVFKAPSGDLPYTATAGTLDLFGQDGNRSAKIFYTAYIARNRAPSASEGGRPLTFAFNGGPGAASAYLHLGLAGPKILEFGATGDNGTTPRLKDNPESWLAFTDLVLIDPVGTGWSRAASNDAAGGYYGVRQDADSLSKAIALYVQKNNRLDAPKYLLGESYGGFRAAKVAVSLKNSQGMLVSGIIMLSPLVEGRFLANSDDPLSAALQLPSLAAAELERRNQFTPEKLADAERFAIGDYLIGLAGPSPTGQTADALYGRVSELTGIPKEIVARTRGFVGDVYAKQMGGPGKIVSPYDAAYAVPDAYPEDAVTRNDDPILEGYTRAYGAAFAAYARNELGFATEMTYSLLNEEVNRRWEWNGSRGGDSRSLASASTDIRDLLSVIPSFKLMIAHGYSDALTPYGASRYVIDHLPPELAAGRAELKVYRGGHMFYTRPDSRRSFAGDVRAFYEAKATD; from the coding sequence ATGATTGCATCTCTCGCGGTAGTCCTTGCCCTTTCAGCGCCAGTTCTGGCGCAGCAGCCGCGCGGCGGAGACGAGAACCGCGAGCGCGGCCGCCAGACGGAGCAGAGCGCCGGCGGCGGCATATTCAGCCTGATCCCGGCCGATTCCACCACCGAACATGTCTTCAAGGCGCCTTCCGGCGATCTTCCCTATACCGCGACAGCCGGCACGCTCGATCTGTTCGGCCAGGACGGCAACCGCTCGGCGAAGATCTTTTATACCGCCTATATCGCCAGGAACCGGGCACCTTCTGCTTCAGAGGGCGGCCGGCCGCTAACCTTCGCCTTCAATGGCGGCCCGGGCGCTGCCTCCGCTTATCTGCATCTCGGCCTGGCCGGCCCGAAAATCCTGGAATTCGGGGCGACCGGCGACAACGGCACGACGCCCCGGCTGAAGGACAATCCCGAAAGCTGGCTCGCGTTCACCGATCTCGTGCTGATCGATCCGGTTGGTACCGGCTGGAGCCGCGCCGCCAGCAACGACGCGGCCGGCGGTTATTACGGCGTGCGGCAGGATGCCGACAGCCTGTCCAAGGCGATCGCGCTCTACGTCCAGAAGAACAACCGGCTCGATGCGCCGAAATACCTGCTAGGTGAGAGTTACGGCGGTTTTCGCGCCGCCAAGGTCGCCGTGTCTCTGAAGAACAGTCAGGGGATGCTGGTCTCTGGCATCATCATGCTGTCGCCGCTGGTGGAAGGCCGTTTTCTTGCCAATTCCGACGATCCCTTGAGTGCGGCGCTGCAGCTTCCCTCGCTCGCCGCAGCCGAGCTGGAGCGCCGCAACCAGTTCACGCCGGAAAAGCTTGCCGATGCCGAGCGTTTCGCCATCGGTGACTATCTCATAGGACTTGCCGGCCCCTCCCCCACCGGCCAGACGGCCGATGCGCTCTATGGCCGGGTTTCCGAGCTCACCGGCATTCCGAAGGAAATCGTTGCCCGAACCCGCGGTTTCGTCGGCGACGTCTATGCAAAGCAGATGGGCGGACCGGGAAAGATCGTCAGCCCCTATGACGCTGCCTACGCGGTGCCGGATGCCTATCCGGAAGATGCCGTCACCCGCAACGACGACCCGATCCTCGAAGGTTACACGCGCGCCTATGGCGCCGCCTTTGCCGCCTATGCCCGCAACGAACTGGGTTTTGCGACCGAAATGACCTATTCGCTGCTGAACGAGGAGGTGAACCGTCGCTGGGAGTGGAACGGCAGCCGTGGCGGCGACTCGCGCTCGCTCGCCAGCGCCAGCACCGATATCCGCGACCTGCTTTCGGTCATCCCGTCCTTCAAGCTGATGATCGCCCACGGCTACAGCGACGCGCTGACGCCTTACGGCGCCAGCCGCTACGTCATCGACCACCTGCCGCCCGAACTCGCTGCCGGCCGCGCCGAGCTCAAGGTCTATCGCGGCGGGCACATGTTCTACACCAGGCCGGATTCGCGCCGGAGTTTTGCGGGTGACGTCAGGGCGTTTTACGAGGCCAAGGCAACGGATTGA
- a CDS encoding group III truncated hemoglobin gives MSDELQGRAAHIAAIRERAEAEMKAIGIDDAFIGTLVDTFYGRILAHPELGPVFDARLSGRWPEHMAKMKSFWSSVAFRNGAYGGKPVQAHLGVANMTPELFPKWLALFAATLDDIAPSPEAKAWFMATADRIARSLTLSLFYNPALDDPALK, from the coding sequence ATGAGCGACGAATTGCAGGGACGCGCGGCGCATATCGCGGCGATCCGGGAACGAGCGGAAGCGGAAATGAAGGCGATCGGCATCGACGACGCCTTCATCGGCACGCTGGTCGATACGTTTTACGGCCGCATTCTGGCGCATCCGGAACTGGGACCCGTATTCGACGCACGGCTTTCCGGACGCTGGCCGGAGCATATGGCGAAAATGAAGAGCTTCTGGTCCTCCGTCGCTTTCCGCAACGGTGCCTATGGCGGAAAGCCGGTCCAGGCGCATCTCGGCGTCGCCAATATGACGCCCGAGCTTTTCCCGAAATGGCTGGCGCTGTTTGCCGCGACGCTGGACGACATTGCTCCGAGCCCGGAGGCGAAAGCCTGGTTCATGGCGACGGCGGACCGGATCGCGCGAAGCCTGACGCTGTCGCTCTTCTACAATCCGGCGCTTGACGACCCGGCGCTCAAGTAG
- a CDS encoding IclR family transcriptional regulator — MDASVKQKSGGKDPEIKGAGIQSLEKGLKVLTAIQHAGRAMRLNDIAAAAGMTPSMTHGYLVSLVRTGFVAQDRLSGLYDLGDAALQLGLASLSRTDFLSLARAAISQLAAELRETVTLAVWNGDAPVVVDKIEGRSDSVYEIKVGSLVRLWPTATGRVFMANLPNLEWEHHLRAIMHQGGEAEASIARFITELATVRSEGYAATLPSTVPDFSAVAAPVFDHRSHLKAVVTVLGRQDGFDIAPSALPLTATLRAARSLSLRLGASVS; from the coding sequence ATGGACGCGTCGGTAAAACAGAAATCGGGAGGCAAGGACCCGGAGATCAAGGGCGCCGGCATCCAATCGCTTGAAAAGGGGCTGAAGGTGCTGACGGCGATCCAGCATGCCGGCCGTGCCATGCGGCTGAACGACATCGCCGCTGCTGCCGGCATGACGCCGAGCATGACGCATGGTTATCTGGTCAGCCTGGTGCGCACCGGCTTCGTCGCGCAGGACCGGCTGTCCGGCCTTTATGATCTCGGTGATGCCGCCCTGCAGCTCGGGCTTGCCTCGCTTTCCCGCACCGATTTCCTCAGCCTTGCTCGTGCGGCGATCTCGCAGCTTGCCGCCGAGCTCCGCGAGACGGTGACGCTGGCGGTGTGGAACGGCGATGCGCCTGTCGTGGTCGACAAGATCGAGGGCCGCTCCGACAGCGTCTACGAGATCAAGGTCGGCTCGCTTGTCCGCCTGTGGCCGACGGCGACCGGACGGGTCTTCATGGCCAACCTGCCAAATCTTGAATGGGAACACCACTTGCGCGCTATCATGCATCAGGGCGGCGAAGCGGAGGCCTCGATCGCCCGTTTCATAACCGAACTCGCAACGGTGCGCAGCGAAGGGTATGCCGCGACGCTGCCGTCCACGGTTCCGGACTTTTCGGCGGTCGCCGCCCCCGTCTTCGACCATCGTTCGCATCTGAAAGCGGTCGTCACCGTGCTCGGTCGACAGGATGGCTTCGATATCGCGCCTTCCGCCCTGCCGCTGACCGCAACGTTGCGTGCCGCCAGGTCCCTGTCGCTGCGGCTCGGCGCCTCAGTAAGTTGA
- a CDS encoding antitoxin Xre/MbcA/ParS toxin-binding domain-containing protein → MAHVFEIGAAAFREPQSALLSARRVSNLLGLTHAELAKLIGVARNTLTAKSGARKVDLALSPVVRILAMASEMAGDENRAAIWFKHQPIPGWAGKTAYDLVGEGKADKVLAYLEAVRSGVYA, encoded by the coding sequence ATGGCTCATGTTTTTGAAATCGGCGCCGCCGCTTTCCGTGAACCCCAGTCCGCGCTTCTATCGGCGCGGCGGGTGTCCAATCTTCTCGGCCTGACGCATGCGGAACTGGCAAAACTGATCGGTGTCGCCCGCAACACGCTGACGGCCAAAAGCGGCGCCCGCAAGGTCGATCTGGCGCTCTCCCCGGTCGTCCGCATCCTGGCGATGGCGAGCGAGATGGCCGGCGACGAGAACCGCGCGGCGATCTGGTTCAAGCACCAGCCTATCCCCGGCTGGGCCGGCAAGACGGCTTACGACCTCGTCGGCGAGGGCAAGGCCGACAAGGTACTCGCTTATCTGGAGGCGGTGCGCTCCGGCGTTTATGCCTGA